From Pseudomonas sp. FP2335, the proteins below share one genomic window:
- a CDS encoding elongation factor P, which produces MKTGKELKPGTVIRLENDPWLVQKAEFTKSGRNSAIMKTKLKNLLTGYKTEIVYSADDKLDDVILDRKEATLSFISGDTYTFMDTTDYTMYELNAEDIEAVLPFVEEGMTDVCEAIFFEDRLVSVELPTTIVRKVAYTEGSARGDTSGKVMKPAKLANGTELQVADFIEIDDLIEIDTREGGSYKGRAKK; this is translated from the coding sequence ATGAAAACTGGTAAAGAACTGAAACCCGGTACAGTGATCCGTCTCGAAAACGACCCTTGGCTGGTTCAGAAAGCTGAGTTCACCAAGTCTGGTCGTAACAGCGCAATCATGAAGACCAAGCTGAAGAACCTGCTGACCGGTTACAAGACCGAGATCGTTTACAGCGCCGACGACAAACTGGACGACGTGATCCTCGACCGCAAAGAAGCGACCCTGTCCTTCATCAGCGGCGACACCTACACGTTCATGGACACCACTGACTACACCATGTACGAGCTGAACGCTGAAGACATCGAAGCCGTTCTGCCGTTCGTGGAAGAAGGCATGACCGACGTTTGCGAAGCAATCTTCTTCGAAGACCGTCTGGTTTCCGTAGAGCTGCCGACTACCATCGTGCGTAAAGTTGCCTACACCGAAGGTTCCGCTCGCGGCGACACTTCGGGCAAGGTCATGAAGCCGGCCAAGCTGGCTAACGGTACCGAGCTGCAAGTAGCCGATTTCATCGAAATCGACGACCTGATCGAGATCGACACCCGCGAAGGCGGTTCGTACAAAGGTCGCGCCAAGAAGTAA
- a CDS encoding GreA/GreB family elongation factor — protein MNKHAVHHLILEKLNVDLDIARRAAQTAYETATHEENIAENKYDTLGLEASYLAAGQAKRVEEIKQALTLCQNLQLRGYDDQRGIEVGTLLGLEDENGRQQWLFLAPDAAGLKVDVVGQPVTVITPRSPLGKSLLGKFEGDEVEILVAGARQLFVVTEVK, from the coding sequence ATGAATAAACACGCCGTCCACCACTTGATCCTGGAAAAGCTCAACGTCGACCTCGACATCGCCAGACGTGCTGCGCAAACCGCCTACGAAACCGCGACCCACGAAGAAAACATCGCCGAGAACAAATACGACACCCTGGGGCTGGAAGCGTCCTACCTGGCGGCCGGACAAGCCAAGCGTGTCGAAGAGATCAAGCAGGCTCTGACCCTGTGCCAAAACCTGCAACTGCGCGGGTACGATGATCAGCGGGGTATTGAAGTCGGCACGCTACTGGGCCTGGAAGACGAGAACGGTCGCCAGCAATGGCTGTTCCTGGCGCCGGACGCGGCGGGTTTGAAAGTGGACGTGGTGGGGCAGCCGGTGACCGTCATCACCCCGCGCTCGCCGCTGGGCAAAAGCCTGCTGGGCAAGTTCGAAGGCGATGAGGTGGAGATTCTGGTAGCGGGCGCTCGGCAACTGTTTGTGGTTACCGAGGTTAAATAA
- a CDS encoding organic hydroperoxide resistance protein produces MQTLYTAVATATGGRDGRAVSSDNILDVKLSTPKELGGAGGQATNPEQLFAAGYSACFIGALKFVASQTKRKIPDDASITAHVGIGQIPGGFGLDIDLHISLPGLAQDDAQSLVDAAHQVCPYSNATRGNVDVRLHVTV; encoded by the coding sequence ATGCAAACTCTCTACACCGCAGTAGCCACCGCCACCGGCGGCCGTGATGGTCGTGCGGTTTCCAGCGACAATATCCTCGACGTCAAACTCTCCACCCCCAAGGAACTGGGCGGTGCCGGTGGCCAGGCGACCAACCCTGAGCAACTGTTCGCGGCCGGCTACTCGGCGTGCTTTATCGGTGCACTGAAATTCGTCGCCAGCCAGACCAAACGCAAAATCCCGGATGACGCTTCGATCACGGCCCATGTGGGCATCGGTCAAATCCCCGGTGGTTTTGGCTTGGACATCGACCTGCACATCAGCCTGCCAGGCCTGGCTCAGGACGACGCGCAAAGCCTGGTCGACGCGGCACATCAGGTGTGCCCATACTCCAACGCCACCCGCGGCAATGTGGATGTGCGCCTGCACGTCACCGTCTGA
- a CDS encoding MarR family winged helix-turn-helix transcriptional regulator — MSKNPAPCESLLLDNQLCFALHSTSLLMTKVYKPMLQALGLTYPQYLAMMVLWEEDGLTVGEISSRLLTDPGSLTPLLKRLEAEGLLSRTRSREDERVVVVELTDAGRALQDKAMGIPQCILGASGLELAQLRKLQADLIALRSNLQANV, encoded by the coding sequence ATGAGCAAAAATCCCGCCCCGTGCGAATCCCTGCTGCTGGATAACCAGCTGTGCTTCGCCCTGCACTCCACCTCGCTGCTGATGACCAAGGTTTACAAGCCAATGCTGCAAGCCCTTGGCCTGACCTATCCGCAATACCTGGCCATGATGGTGCTGTGGGAAGAGGATGGATTGACTGTCGGCGAAATCAGCAGCCGCCTGCTGACTGATCCGGGCTCCCTCACGCCGCTGCTCAAGCGCCTGGAAGCCGAGGGATTGCTGAGCCGCACACGCAGCCGTGAGGATGAACGGGTGGTGGTGGTGGAACTGACCGACGCCGGGCGCGCCTTGCAGGACAAGGCCATGGGCATTCCGCAGTGCATCCTCGGTGCCAGCGGCCTGGAGTTGGCGCAGTTGCGCAAATTGCAGGCCGATCTGATTGCGCTGCGCAGCAACCTGCAAGCCAACGTCTGA
- the earP gene encoding elongation factor P maturation arginine rhamnosyltransferase EarP translates to MKARWDIFCSVVDNYGDIGVTWRLARQLVAEHGCDVRLWVDDLRAFERMCPEIDVQRDQQSQAGVEVRHWPAEWTGATAADVVIAAFACQLPPDYMEAMAERERPPLWMNLDYLSAEDWVVGCHRLPSVKFKGVQKYFFFPGFRPGTGGLLREAGLLEQRRAFQQDTAAQHQFLHDMGIVPVAGARLISLFAYENAGLAAWLDVLSTGGHATHLLVPEGRILGDVQRWLGAEGLAVGDVHQRDALTVQVLPFVRQAQYDRLLWCCDFNAVRGEDSFVRAQWAGRPLLWHIYRQDEDIHLDKLDAFLELYTAALSPAARAALIALWQAWNTDGDMALCWKMLAEHWPELNQHAESWCLEQALQADLATALVQFYESWI, encoded by the coding sequence ATGAAAGCCCGCTGGGATATTTTTTGCAGCGTCGTCGACAACTACGGCGACATCGGCGTGACCTGGCGCCTGGCCCGGCAACTGGTGGCGGAGCACGGCTGTGATGTGCGCCTGTGGGTCGATGACTTGCGTGCCTTCGAGCGCATGTGCCCCGAGATTGATGTGCAACGCGATCAGCAATCCCAGGCAGGCGTCGAAGTGCGCCATTGGCCAGCCGAGTGGACGGGCGCGACGGCGGCGGATGTGGTGATTGCCGCGTTCGCGTGCCAATTGCCGCCTGACTATATGGAAGCCATGGCTGAGCGTGAGCGCCCGCCGTTATGGATGAACCTGGATTACCTGAGTGCCGAAGACTGGGTGGTGGGTTGCCATCGCTTGCCTTCGGTGAAGTTCAAGGGCGTGCAGAAGTACTTCTTCTTTCCCGGCTTCCGCCCTGGTACGGGAGGCTTGTTGCGTGAAGCTGGATTGCTGGAACAGCGTCGGGCGTTTCAGCAGGACACCGCTGCGCAGCATCAATTCCTACATGATATGGGGATTGTTCCAGTCGCGGGCGCACGCCTGATCTCGCTGTTTGCCTACGAAAACGCCGGGCTCGCCGCTTGGCTGGACGTGTTATCGACGGGCGGGCATGCCACTCATCTATTGGTGCCGGAAGGGCGCATCCTCGGCGATGTGCAGCGCTGGCTGGGGGCCGAGGGCCTGGCGGTAGGCGACGTCCATCAGCGCGATGCCCTGACGGTGCAGGTGCTGCCGTTCGTCCGCCAGGCGCAATACGACCGCCTGCTGTGGTGCTGCGATTTCAACGCGGTGCGCGGCGAAGACTCGTTCGTGCGTGCCCAATGGGCCGGCCGGCCGTTGTTGTGGCATATCTATCGGCAGGACGAAGACATCCATCTGGACAAGCTCGATGCCTTCCTGGAACTGTACACCGCCGCATTATCACCGGCCGCCCGGGCCGCGTTGATCGCGTTGTGGCAGGCCTGGAACACGGATGGCGATATGGCGCTGTGCTGGAAAATGCTTGCGGAGCATTGGCCCGAGCTCAACCAGCACGCCGAATCCTGGTGTCTGGAACAGGCCTTGCAGGCCGATCTTGCGACGGCGCTGGTACAGTTTTATGAAAGTTGGATATGA